DNA from Cynocephalus volans isolate mCynVol1 chromosome 2, mCynVol1.pri, whole genome shotgun sequence:
CCCTGAGGAGTGACCCTGGCAGCCAGAGCCTACTCTCCCCAGGCCCCTGGCAGCCTTGAAAGGCCAGAGAACTAACTGGGCCAGGCCCCTGGGAGCAGCCCGCAGCCAGTGATCCCTCTGGTATATGCCTCTGCGACACACGTGCCCTCTGACTCCCAGTGGGGACCGAGATCCAGTGAACTGGTAGAATGATGTGCTCCCTCCTCTGTCTCATTTCCCTGCTCTCTGGAGATCACCTCCCAAATCAAGCACCATCCTCGAAcccttgtctcagggtctgcaAATGTCCACATAGACCATGATCCCATAGAATCAGGCTTTTAAGTATTTTTGCAaagatacatattttcttttatcatgtTCTTCCtactgaagaataaaaaaaaaggagcagggatgtataatctttttgccAAGATACACACTTTAACACttttaccagaaaaaaatgtaaaaaatgtacatttttatagaGGAAAAATATAGCATGGTAGTATAAAAATGGGACTTTTATCTTTACATTGCTGGTAAGAAAACCGAATATCAAAAACCGGCCTTTATTTGTCTGAAAGCAAATTGTATACTTTGTTGACTCTTTCCAGTTTGTATGCATCTACTGTAAAATTTGGAAATGTGCCAAAAAGATGTGAAACTGTAGATGATAATACTGCAGCCCCACTCTGAATTCCAAATATATCTCTCAGGGCTACTTCAGTCTCCAAACCCtgaagtggatggatggataacaCTTCGGATGGATGCCTAAAATGTTCACGTCCCACAGCTCATAAGCATCAAAACAAGGTCTGGACTTAGTTGTGTTAGATTCCAAAATCTACTCTTACAGTCTTTTGGTCAAAAACCTAATGCTGTCTgcatgattctttgtatttttccatttattttttattcttataagttgcatgtttttctttttactcttttttagtatttttattatcctgGTTGAAATGTTAAAACCTCAGTCTTCATAAGTATATCTTGCAGGTTTTTTCTGGGACAGGATCTGATACAGCTGACTTAAATTTGGAACTGCACCCTTCCAGGGCTTTGAGTTATGATGATGTTGTGAGAAAACAGGAGAATCTCAACATggggctaaaattttaaaaacttcttgttttttaaaaactgtacataGTTCAAAACTTACAGAAAGTTACAAGAATTGTTAGGAATATCTTTCTCTATACCATTTGCCTAGATtaaactaattttaatattttgtcttatttACTTTCTTTATGTAATGTacatgttttactttttcctgaacatttgagagtaagttgaaTCTATCATGGCCCTTTACCCTAAACACTTCAGAGAGTATTCTTAAGAAATAGAATTATATTCATAATACAATTATCAAGTGTTTTATATTGAATATTTATACAACATTTTATGAAATCTGACAGCTGCATTTCAATTCATCCTGGAATATCTGCTATAGGATTGTATTTCTCAACTACAGATTATAGTCTGCGGTAACATATTGTATTTAGTTATCCTGTCTCTCCAGTCTCCTTCAATTTAGAAATGTTTCTTATGCTTTCTTTGCCTTTATGATATTGACATTTTGAAGAATAAAGTTGATGGGCTATTTTTATAGCCCCTGAATCACCTGGATAGTTTCTCTTTGGAGCATATTTTTGTTCAAACTGGAAAGAGTGTTTTCAAATAGAACAGTCCTGAGGCCTTTAGAGCCAGCCAGGGCCAGAATCAGAACATAAATGACAATTCCAGAGATGCCACGATGTTCAGAGGGAATTTTACAAGCAGAAAAACCTTTTTCAGTGAAGATAGAGTAAattgggagtggggtgggaggggtaGTTGAAAGTCTAAGGTTTTGGGGGGGTTATCTAAGGAGAAGCTGTTGTTACAGAAGAAATTGGGCGAAAAAAGGAACTTCCAACTCTTCTAATCCCCATCATATGAATGAGAAAGATGTGGTGTCCTGGGACAATACTGTTCCACTAGAATGAGAGGAGAATTGAGAAAAAGTCAAAGTAAGTAAATTATGTAGTATTTGATTTCAGCAGTATTGAATCTTAACAATAAAGCTGTCCATACTGCAATTCTATTATAGACATGGGTTACACAGGGAGAAATACACagttgaatacacacacacacacacacacacacacacaccatcaaaTAAATTAcctcattaattatttttttaaatattaaaaaaaaaaacaaacaccaatTGTGGTTTATGTGAAAAGTTAGAGAATAgtaagaaaaatcaggaaagtgtTTACGGAGAAAGTAAACATTgatgtaattctttttttctttttcttttaattatgttatttatttgtttttgctcaaatcaggataattattatattaaatattatacagTGTTACCGTTTTTTATAGACCTTTATCATTTCCCccatttcccccttctccctccacctccccatttctggtaacctgagttctgtcctctccttttgaaagtttaacatattattgtgattgttatatctttctttgtctcttttaaatttttttttagctcccacttgtgagtgaggacatgaggtatttctctttctgttcctggcttatttgacttaacattattttctgtaatttcatccacgttgctgcaaagggcaggatttcattcttttttacagcagagtagtattccattgtgtatatataccacattttccttagccAGTCATctaacaatggacatttaggttggttccaactcttggttattggaAATAGgtctgcaataaatatgggagtgcacgtattcctttgacatgatgatttccatttgtttggcTATGTACTTAGCAATGGAATTACTGGATTATATAGCAGTTCCATTTGTAGTTGTTCAaggaacctacatactgttttccataagggctgcaccaatttacaatcACACCAGCACTGtaggaggtttcccctttctccacatcctcatcagcattggTTAtgctctgcctttttgataatagccagtctaacgggagtgagatgatatctcaaagtggttttgattttcatttccctgatgctgagtgatgttgagcattttttcatatgtctgttggccattcatatatcttcctttgagaaatgcctattcagctcctttgcccattttttaatagagttatttgattttttttttactgttaagttgtttgagttccttgtatattctggttattaatcctttgtcagatgtatagtttgcaaatattttcttccactctgtaggttgtctttaaactctgctaattgtttcttctgctatgcagaagatttttagtttttatataatcctatttgtttatttttcatttattttgcctatgcttttggtgtcatattcataatgtctttgacctgtcctacttcctgaagtatttcttttatattttcttttagaaatgtttggttttaggtcttatatttaagtctatactctattatgagttgattttggtatatggtaagaggtaccagtctagtttcattcttctgtgtatggatgtccagttttcccatcaccatttcctgaagaggcagtctttgccctaatgtatattcttgtttcctttgtcaaagatcagtggcTGTTAAGTACATGGGCTGATTTCctggttctcaattctgttccattgtaacaagtgtctgttttaatggcagtgccatgctgttttgattactatagcttcatagtataatttgaaatcacttagtgttatgcctcaaggcttatttatttatttatttattctcaggattgctttggctatttggtgttttttgttgttccatatgaatattaggattgtttttctatttctgtgaagaatatcattgctcttttgatgaggattgcattgaatctgtagattgctttggatagtatggacattttcacaatgttaattcttccaatccaagagtgtggaatgtctttccatctttttgtgtcctctttaatttctttcagcagtgatttgtagttctcattgtagagatctttcacctccttagttaaatttattcctagtggGTTTTCGGCgggggttgtttgtttatttgtttgtttttataaatgcgctggctttcttgatttctttttctgctagtttgttgttggaatataaaaatgctactgatttttgtgtgttgattttgtattctgcaactttactgaaatcgtttatcaattctaagaggttttttttttttggtataggatcatgacatctgcaaacagggacaatttgacttcgtcctctctgatctggatgccctttatttctttcttttgcctgattgctctcaCTAGTACTTccactactatgttaaataggagtggtgaaagtgaacatccttgttttgtccccattcaggatgatatttgtggtgggtttgtaatatatggTTTTTCTTGTgctgagatgctttccttctataactaatttgctgaaattctttatcatgaagggattttgaattttgtctatTCTtctcctgcatctattgagataatcatatggtctttgccCTTGATTGTGataatgtgatgtatcatatttattgatttgcatatgtataaccatccttgcatccctggtgtgaatctcacttgattgtggtgtataatttttttgatgtgttgttgtattctttttgttaatattttattgaggtttCTACATCGATGTTTATCAAAGATATtctcctgtagttttcttttttctttctttttatttatttttttttgtgtgtgtgtatgtatatctttggttttggtatcaaggtgatactggcctcatagaatgagtttgggagaatggactctgtttccttttttttaaaatagtttgaagagaattggtattaattcctctttaaatgtctggtggaattcatcagtaaagcatctggtcctaggctttctTTGTTGAGACTTCTGACTATTGTTTCAGTCTTGTTGCTTATTATTCATCTGTTtaggtttcctatttcttcttggttcagtctcagtagtttatatgcatccagaaatttatccatttcctccaggctttcaaatttgtttccatatagttatttataatagtttgtaatgattctttttatttctccagtattgattgtaatgtctaccatttttgcttctaatttttgttatttgggtcttctctctcagAAGGGCAACAGCTGAGGACTTCAACAAGGTTATGCAAATAGTCCGAGAGCAAATCACTCGAGCTTTGCCCTCCAAACCCAACTCTTTGGATCAGTTCAAGAGCAAACTGTGTAGCCTGAGCTATTCTGAGATTCTGCGACTGCGCCAGTCTGAGAAGATGAGTCAGGATGACTTCCAGTCCCCACCAATTGTGGAGCTGAGGGAGAAGATCCAGTCCGAGATCTTTGAGCTGATTAAGCAGCAACGCCTAAACCGGCTCTGTGAGCGCAATAGCTTTCGAAAAATCGGTAATCGCCGTAGGCAAGAACGGTTCTGGTACTGCCGTCTGGCACTGAACCACAAAGTCCTGCACTATGGTGACTTGGATGACAACCCTCAAGGAGAGGTGACATTCAAATCCCTGCAGGAGAAAATTCCTGCTGCAGACATTAAGGCCATCGTCCCTGGGAAAGATTGTCCTCACGTGAAAGAGAAAAGTGCTCTAAAACAGAACAAGGGAGTGTTGGAATTGGCCTTCTCCATCCTGTATGACCCTGATGAGACCATAAACTTCATTGCACCTAAGAAGTATGAGTACTTCATCTGGATTGATGGCCTCAGTGCCCTTCTGGGGAAGGACATGTCCAGTGAGCTGACCAAG
Protein-coding regions in this window:
- the LOC134369140 gene encoding engulfment and cell motility protein 2-like; its protein translation is MQIVREQITRALPSKPNSLDQFKSKLCSLSYSEILRLRQSEKMSQDDFQSPPIVELREKIQSEIFELIKQQRLNRLCERNSFRKIGNRRRQERFWYCRLALNHKVLHYGDLDDNPQGEVTFKSLQEKIPAADIKAIVPGKDCPHVKEKSALKQNKGVLELAFSILYDPDETINFIAPKKYEYFIWIDGLSALLGKDMSSELTKSDLDTLLSMEMKLQLLDPENIQILEAPPLVPKEPSSYDFVYHYS